A part of Notolabrus celidotus isolate fNotCel1 chromosome 21, fNotCel1.pri, whole genome shotgun sequence genomic DNA contains:
- the c21h11orf98 gene encoding uncharacterized protein C11orf98 homolog: MSPPGGKINRPKTELGRKLFKRRRVLSREKRKRHLIVGAVVDQGLTTVHHLKKRKSSARANITLSGKKRRKLLKQLQHMQQEKAGMDVEAQTAPPEKKPEPSTAPTKTKKKRKKNAAAGAQADVEMADIE, translated from the exons ATGTCTCCACCAGGAGGGAAGATCAACAGACCCAAAACT GAGCTGGGGAGGAAGCTCTTTAAACGGCGGCGTGTcctgagcagagagaagaggaagagacatCTGATCGTCGGCGCAGTGGTTGATCAGGGTCTCACCACCGTCCATcacctgaagaagaggaa ATCGAGTGCACGAGCGAACATCACTCTGTccgggaagaagaggaggaagctgcTGAAACAGCTGCAGCACATGCAGCAGGAGAAGGCTGGGAtggatg TTGAAGCACAAACGGCACCACCGGAGAAAAAACCAGAACCATCAACCGCTCCAAccaagacgaagaagaagaggaagaagaacgcTGCAGCTGGAGCACAGGCGGACGTAGAGATGGCGGACATTGAATGA
- the LOC117805430 gene encoding zinc finger protein 1-like codes for MAKYRDPHIPLSSLHLLIPPLRMTSACMWQVALDRNVDRYDQLAEFISLVTEIVPDLLSYRQRTQLILGLRARVIMELVTKQELVDCNAVQEHLDIFQKSKTSYNQEEDREVQKSKSAFVEQVETLLKDKYEKDKFVKEVFPELYGARFDTVLQILVWEFLHRLEEFLPVPSFSKVSSFIDLSSFDSQFEQFFCDQNDLKRILQHQSQRTKLTKSEFSFTSDTILSTLASKQMPAASEGLLEGIKDEEGVDSVDEETDDSSVEPSNSQWQDRGLSPLTNSPCSEEGGMTDENDDASSLVSQGIPTSLQVVYETQVTLLEENSEDPAANSTRVQEISNAGGFNGLNLATSLKDIEDLTCPVCYKTFRKPRTVKRHIKSAHPTPEQVFRCDKCDKTFQAKWRLDQHYQAHSIKKPYVCSHCGKGLSCPKVLETHMRLHTGERPYACKLCDKKFDQKYTLTQHIRMHKGEKPYLCSVCGKTFALKGALRVHTRQHTGERPYHCKECGLSYRTLQTLKSHQTLHTNERPYTCPQCGKSFRLQSGFKKHMRIHTGEKPYQCVVCDKRFYTSSNLRIHMKSHKSTKDAKASTE; via the exons ATGGCCAAATATCGAG ATCCTCACATCCCTCTGTCATCCCTTCACCTCCTGATTCCTCCTCTGAGGATGACTTCAGCCTGTATGTGGCAGGTAGCCCTGGACCGTAATGTAGACCGGTATGATCAGCTGGCTGAATTCATCTCACTGGTGACAGAGATAGTCCCAGATCTGCTGAGCTACAGGCAGAGGACTCAACTCATCCTAGGGCTGAGAGCGAGG GTCATCATGGAACTTGTAACAAAACAAGAACTTGTCGACTGCAATGCTGTCCAGGAACATCTCGACATTTTCCAAAAGAGTAAAACAAGCTACAACCAGGAAGAg GATAGAGAGGTGCAGAAATCAAAGTCTGCATTTGTGGAGCAGGTTGAGACTTTACTGAAGGACAAATACGAGAAAGATAAATTTGTCAAA GAGGTGTTTCCAGAGCTGTATGGAGCACGTTTTGATACAGTGTTGCAGATCCTGGTGTGGGAGTTCCTGCACAGACTGGAAGAGTTTCTCCCAGTACCAAGTTTCTCAAAG GTGTCCTCTTTTATTGACCTGTCCTCCTTTGACTCCCAGTTTGAGCAGTTTTTCTGCGATCAAAATGATCTAAAGAGGATTCTGCAGCATCAAAGTCAGCGAACAAAGTTAACAAAAA GTGAATTCTCCTTCACGTCAGACACTATCCTGTCCACTCTGGCGTCTAAACAAATGCCAGCAGCATCAGAGGGTCTCCTGGAAGGTATAAAAGATGAAGAAGGTGTAGACAGCGTTGATGAAGAGACGGATGACAGTTCAGTTGAGCCTTCCAATTCACAGTGGCAGGACAGAGGTCTGTCACCACTTACTAACTCACCCTGTTCTGAAGAAGGTGGGATGACGGATGAAAATG ATGATGCCAGCAGTTTGGTTTCTCAAGGTATCCCAACTTCCCTTCAAGTTGTTTATGAGACACAAGTGACACTCTTGGAGGAAAACTCAGAGGATCCGGCAGCAAACAGTACAAGAGTCCAGGAAATTTCTAACGCTGGAGGGTTTAATGGATTAAACTTAGCTACCAGTTTAAAGGACATTGAAGACCTCACATGTCCTGTGTGCTACAAGACTTTTAGGAAACCAAGAACTGTGAAACGTCATATAAAATCTGCACACCCAACGCCAGAGCAGGTGTTCCGCTGTGACAAATGTGACAAGACTTTCCAGGCAAAGTGGCGTTTGGACCAGCACTATCAAGCTCACTCCATCAAGAAGCCTTATGTTTGTTCCCACTGCGGCAAAGGCCTTTCATGTCCAAAAGTGCTAGAAACTCACATGCGACTTCACACAGGAGAACGTCCGTATGCCTGCAAGTTGTGTGATAAGAAATTTGACCAAAAATACACGCTGACACAGCACATCAGGATGCACAAAGGGGAGAAACCGTACCTGTGCAGCGTGTGTGGAAAGACCTTTGCCCTCAAAGGTGCGCTGCGGGTCCATACACGGCAGCACACAGGGGAAAGACCATATCACTGCAAGGAATGTGGACTAAGTTACAGAACATTGCAAACTCTTAAAAGTCATCAAACACTTCACACAAATGAGCGTCCGTATACCTGCCCACAGTGTGGAAAGAGTTTCCGCCTCCAGAgtggatttaaaaaacatatgAGAATTCACACTGGAGAAAAGCCTTATCAATGTGTCGTCTGTGACAAAAGATTTTACACATCAAGCAACCTGAGGATACACATGAAAAGTCACAAATCAACCAAAGACGCTAAAGCCTCTACAGAGTGA
- the mansc1 gene encoding MANSC domain-containing protein 1, with protein MSPPASCPHWWTLRLLLTALLTLTMMTSLPVSAVEAETCFSRQHQGVIVNVRLALTRPTTVMDARAVRSERDCVLACCSEEVKPGAKCNMVVFNSNKHAGEDNCFLFHCQTEQDCPLMKAQDGINTYDIYKGLIHPSTVRPAPVTATASTTTTTTPAPARPTTTQPTTTTPTTTPTTTTTTTTQSTTRPTTTTTTTTTAPTTPTTTTQAPTTTTTKKPPPIIIIATMLPVTLEPTTVPTTTTTTTTTATTTATAPSTTTTTTTTTTTMVRKPNKPSRKQNKTIKKARPHPAIAATTTSAPPPHPPTAPPAVVTAAPRTTERLQPSTETTTTTPATTTTTSTTTTTTTTPAPTTSTTRPTTTNTRPTTTTTRPTTTTTTTTTTPATTTTTTPRTSTTTTTTTTTDPPTSRATQAANLIIVPKDAIQSDPAFQNSSVSRGKAVAARGAVKSGVVAFMVLGLAVLTLALAVGGRKAMESFDRRHYTRLELNDLHYEV; from the exons ATGTCTCCTCCGGCGTCCTGTCCACACTGGTGGACGCTCAGGCTGCTCCTCACCGCTCTGCTGACGCTGACCATGATGACATCACTACCTGTGTCGGCTGTGGAGGCAGAGACGTGTTTCTCCAGACAGCATCAAGGCGTGATCGTCAACGTCAGACTGGCCTTAACCAGACCGACCACGGTGATGGACGCTCGCGCAGTCCGCTCCGAGAGGGACTGTGTGCTCGCGTGCTGCTCCGAGGAAGTGAAACCTG GTGCAAAGTGCAATATGGTCGTGTTCAACTCCAACAAACACGCAGGGGAAGATAACTGCTTCCTGTTCCACTGTCAGACGGAGCAGGACTGTCCTCTGATGAAGGCTCAGGACGGCATCAACACCTACGACATCTACAAAG gTTTGATACATCCATCCACAGTGAGACCTGCCCCAGTGACAGCCACCGCCTCAACCACCACTACCACCACACCAGCTCCAGCCAGACCCACAACGACACAACCCACTACCACCACACCAACCACCAcaccaaccaccaccaccaccaccaccacacagAGTACAACAAGGCCCACGACCACAACCACCACAACAACAACGGCACCAACAACCCCCACGACTACCACACAggcccccaccaccaccacaacgAAAAAACCTCcccccatcatcatcatcgccaCCATGCTTCCAGTCACTCTAGAACCAACCACTgtcccaacaacaacaacaacaacaacaaccacagcaaccacaacagctacaGCACCTTCTACAACAACCACTACcaccaccactaccaccaccaTGGTGAGAAAACCGaacaaacccagcagaaagcaaaacaaaaccatcaaGAAAGCAAGACCACATCCTGCCATCGCCGCCACCACCACCTCTGCCCCACCACCTCACCCTCCCACAGCACCACCTGCTGTTGTAACGGCTGCACCAAGAACTACTGAGAGACTACAGCCGAGCACTGAAACTACTACTACAACACCCGCTACTACAACCACAACTTCTACCACCACTACTACCACCACTACTCCTGCGCCTACTACATCTACCACCCGTCCTACTACAACCAACACCCGTCCCACTACAACCACCACCCGTCCCACTACAACCACCACCACTACAACTACAACTCCTGCAaccactactacaactactCCGCGTACATCtactacaacaacaaccacgACCACCACTGATCCACCCACGTCAAGGGCGACTCAAGCAGCAAATTTAATCATCGTCCCCAAAGACGCCATCCAGTCCGACCCCGCCTTCCAGAACTCAAGCGTCAGCCGGGGGAAAGCGGTAGCGGCAAGGGGGGCGGTGAAAAGCGGCGTTGTGGCGTTCATGGTGCTCGGGCTTGCCGTGCTCACTCTGGCTCTGGCCGTCGGTGGGCGGAAAGCAATGGAGTCCTTCGACAGACGGCATTACACAAGACTGGAGTTGAACGACCTGCACTACGAGGTGTGA